gagagagagagagagagagagagagagagagagagagagagagagaggggaaccAAATCGatagatcgatcgatcgatcgatcgaggaGAGTGGTTAGAGGGGGGGGGGTGGGGTCGGAGCAAGGGAGATGAGGCAAGATCCGTGAGTTGAGGTCCCCTCCCatgagatgagatgagatgagatgagatCATGAGAGGGCCACCCTTTCAAGGCCATATGCTTCACATTATTCCCGAGAGTTTCACCGGGCCGGGCGTGCTTCACATTATTACTaccttttatatattcttttaatgtGATGGCTATCTGACATGCACCGACTGGTctgaaaaacagaaaaaaaaaaaacaaaacaaatgcAGTCCAATTAATCTTGGCCGGTAAAAACTATAAAAAGCTGCTGCATAAATCGAGACGTATATTTTATGCGGCTATTCATGGGGAATCAATCGCCCTGTGGCCtctccagtttttttttttttttttttttaatacaataataatcGTAGTTCGTCCTGGCTGTAGAGGGgctttttttaactctttcatGGTACCGAGTTATGTTTAAGTATTCTTTTATTTCGAGTCCTAAACCAAAGAGGTCAATTATAATTTGTTGTTTATTATtggtattaataataataattaatcaatagtagtataaaaatatatataattaatatatatagataataatatgataatatatgaatatgtaggtaataataatactaataataaataattaaaaataaattagaaaaaggaACAATGCCTAGCCGAAGGGTAAGAAATTAGCTATGGGCAGTTAATCCTTGGTCTCAGTCGATGTCGGCAGCCAACTCGCAACATCGTTTTACTTACGGCATCGATCTATTTTCTACGAATTGAGTCCGACGGAGCACGAGGTAGTTTGGTTCCCAAACCTGTCTTGACTTCGTTTGGTATTGCAGATCGGTCAATTGATCCATAAGtatgatattaaattaaatgTGTGTACATCGATTCCATCAAATTGTAGatttttcgtaattttttattgaaaacatacaaataaaaatatataaaataatgatGTATAAGTATAGTAAGCGCAGGCTACGAGAAGGCGGGGGCGTTGAGGGATGAAGAGTGTGAGGACATATTGAAGGATGAGATGGAGGAAGAGTAAGGAGGTGGGGGCGGTGAGGTTGGTGGGGCGTTTGTGAGGAGTTGGTCTTGAAGGCCATTCGCAAGATGGTTGTTTACTGGGtagtaatttaattatttttgctttaatgaatgaagccAGGGTGCGTACGCGGGGGGGGTAGggcggcgggggggggggggctgaTGTTTGTGGCGGGGATTGGGTGTTTGGTTGTTTGTCTTTTGCGTTATTAGTTTGGGAAATTATATGTGCTGTTTTACTAGGTTTTTGGGTGTGTAATATTTTTGATGAGtggcatttttttttagttgggATCGTGTTTGTgaggataagaataaagagaaaattttgttATAAGATTATAGATTTCTATGCTTCttgaatatttaatatatattattatttatttatcttgtttttttttttttttttctatgtgttttctttcttcttctcatctAGATTATTCTCGATATCTGTATCTtctatatattatctatatgtatttttatttttttctgtataTTTATCTCCTCTAGCTATTAGTTCTGAACTGAAGCTGACTGTGACAGTAGGGTCAAAAATGAACGGCAAAATAGCTCAGAATGGGTTCATTATCAAATCGACAATACCTGCAATCTATTGTTTGTACCACATAATATGGCCGAGTTGAATTAAACACAATTAAACGCTAATGAAGCTGTAATTTGAAGTAATGAGCGAGAAAAATCTTGATCTCTCCTAGAGTCAAGGGCGATTGGTTTAATATCCAAGTTGCGTGAGCTAATTATTTTGTACCACAtctgggtaaaaaaaaaaagaaaggttaaGAAATTTATGTATGAAACTGCAACAAAATTACCGAAGGTTTTAACGATCGGCGTTCAATAAGACTGAATATTAATTGTTTAGCCCATTTGAAGAGAATATAAGAAACGAATTAACAAATGCTCCATTGCATATATAACGCAAATTATCACGCCCATTGGAGAGATACGAAAGTGGCCGCAGCAAGTTATCACAACGAACCATAAACTGAGCGAGACATAGGCTGGACGTATTGAGATTTGAGGCTCTAGTTGCCTTTCTTTCCCTTCCTTTACTCTTGTGCATTGCTTCTCCTATTCCATCAGCCTATCTATTTGTACGTAACtatacttctaatttttttctttttttaattgtcTTGTTAAAGGATCTCAAGTTTAATTGTACTAGCCTTTTTATAAATACATAGAAAACATTTCATAGGAAACTCGCCCTATTTATCGATGGTAAGCTTTGAGGGTCGTTACGCGTGCTGTTCTCATGGCATCTTGTTAACAATTCAGCATCGATCGCTACACATAGTACCGTATCTTCACGCCTTACTATAGTAAATTATGATAGGAGTAAGAGATGTAAATCTCCAGCTTAAAATTAAGTGAAAAGGGTGTAAGAGCCTACTGCGATTCACTATTTGCATCAGTATGGGAGAGGGTCCTTTTGGACGCAGTGGCAATGTATGATTCGGAGTTGTAAGACGTTACTTGCTACAAACTAGGCTAGCGaaagttgtatatatatagtatatatattaatagtatatatatagatatagggGACCCTCACGTgcatattattcttttctttctcataTAAAAGAGAAATGTATTTCGGGCACTAGGACGGTAGGacctatcatatatatatatatatatatatatatatattatagtatactatagtatatatatatattacacaacTTGTGTGCTATTTTCATTGTAAGTCAATTAAATAAAGGAGGTCCAGTAAATATTATTTGGCGTGCAGAGGGGGGATGAACTGAACTGAACTGAACTGAAGTGAACTGAACTGAAGTGAGGAGGCTCAAACTCTCACTGCGGCTTGGGCGGCAAAATGCTCACCTTCTTATGATTGACACGTTCGGACTCCCGTCGTCGTCgaattaataacaatatatatatatattgtgacaGCATGAATCAATGACtgaaaaaatgagagagatcCGCGGCCACTTTTGTCTCTCAGGCCTTTTTGAAGACCCAAGTGCATGTTACTTAATTGTCATCAATTAATAATTAATCTACTCATTTTTCTCACAAGAAGCACGAGAACGGCAAGGAAATTAAAGTGGTGGTTTTGGGAGACCACGGTATTGGCCCTTGGCCTATCTCGATCGGAAGAATTTAATCGGATTTAGCTAGACGAGGCAATTGCTGTCTCAACTAATCGTTCGTGACTCGTGGTGACTGATATTATAATGTAATGGAGAAATTAATCACTACACTAACCGCCCCTAACGGCGTGAAGAGTTCATTGTAGTCGTCAGCTCCACGGAAGAGGCTAGGACGATTTTTGGGTCAGCCTTTGGGCCGTAAGCTTGGCCCCTTAGCAGAAATCTTTCACACTGGaacctcctgctgctgctgcttttgaAATACTagactaaattattattattattattatttttgagagataggtagtgcgctacccgcttcatttattttatttagaaataaacttagctgaaaatatgaatcaagtaggatttgaacttgggatctcagataccaaccaccaaaacctttgctacttgctctagggcCGGTCGGTATACTGGACTAAATTTTGAACGTGTAGCTTCTGGTGCAATGCTATCTTGTACATCAAAAACGTGTATGTGTATTTTACATTCTATTTATTTAAATGTTAATATTTTAATACTagcattattaaattttttattattaaaagtatttttaaaaaatatctaaattcttggatttgaaaattttataagcagcaatctttttctttttttttttccctagctatgagaaataatattttcggtacagaaagaaggaaaaaaaaaaaNNNNNNNNNNNNNNNNNNNNNNNNNNNNNNNNNNNNNNNNNNNNNNNNNNNNNNNNNNNNNNNNNNNNNNNNNNNNNNNNNNNNNNNNNNNNNNNNNNNNNNNNNNNNNNNNNNNNNNNNNNNNNNNNNNNNNNNNNNNNNNNNNNNNNNNNNNNNNNNNNNNNNNNNNNNNNNNNNNNNNNNNNNNNNNNNNNNNNNNNNNNNNNNNNNNNNNNNNNNNNNNNNNNNNNNNNNNNNNNNNNNNNNNNNNNNNNNNNNNNNNNNNNNNNNNNNNNNNNNNNNNNNNNNNNNNNNNNNNNNNNNNNNNNNNNNNNNNNNNNNNNNNNNNNNNNNNNNNNNNNNNNNNNNNNNNNNNNNNNNNNNNNNNNNNNNNNNNNNNNNNNNNNNNNNNNNNNNNNNNNNNNNNNNNNNNNNNNNNNNNNNNNNNNNNNNNNNNNNNNNNNNNNNNNNNNNNNNNNNNNNNNNNNNNNNNNNNNNNNNNNNNNNNNNNNNNNNNNNNNNNNNNNNNNNNNNNNNNNNNNNNNNNNNNNNNNNNNNNNNNNNNNNNNNNNNNNNNNNNNNNNNNNNNNNNNNNNNNNNNNNNNNNNNNNNNNNNNNNNNNNNNNNNNNNNNNNNNNNNNNNNNNNNNNNNNNNNNNNNNNNNNNNNNNNNNNNNNNNNNNNNNNNNNNNNNNNNNNNNNNNNNNNNNNNNNNNNNNNNNNNNNNNNNNNNNNNNNNNNNNNNNNNNNNNNNNNNNNNNNNNNNNNNNNNNNNNNNNNNNNNNNNNNNNNNNNNNNNNNNNNNNNNNNNNNNNNNNNNNNNNNNNNNNNNNNNNNNNNNNNNNNNNNNNNNNNNNNNNNNNNNNNNNNNNNNNNNNNNNNNNNNNNNNNNNNNNNNNNNNNNNNNNNNNNNNNNNNNNNNNNNNNNNNNNNNNNNNNNNNNNNNNNNNNNNNNNNNNNNNNNNNNNNNNNNNNNNNNNNNNNNNNNNNNNNNNNNNNNNNNNNNNNNNNNNtataaatatcacttaaaaggatgcagtttaagataaaaaataatataattttcgttcaaagagtataatttttatcttaaagtagcagtttacatcttaaatagtgtaacttataattttttttataattaacgatgtaatttcatcttcatccttctttttatataattttttatctttatttttttttctgttttttctataatttttttgtcaccttctctgccaacagctacggcgccggtgacggcgccggtgacgacgccgctaaggaccccccgctccgaggctgtagcgccgcagtgacctctacggtgtcgacgtctTGGTCGGtgccggcgaagataaatcgtcgtcggtggcggcagaaaatgagggagagggagagatgagaagggcgggaaagggcgagaggcgtcgtcatcggagacggtggagaagagtcggagaagaaaagaaaagaaaaaagcaaaaaaaaaaaagtcgcggctcGGCTTTAatggggtcggaggcgaggaaagtggggggtgcatggacgagggcaagggcgagggcgagagtatgagggtgagaggcgacatggaccgtttctgcctccgctccgccttcgctctaccggcgagaaaaagaaaaagaacgagagaaacgaagaagagagagaaagaggaaagtgaaaaagtaataagggtattttggtcagtttgctgaaaaaacggaccgaatctgcaaaaataaaaaaggtggcccgattttgtaaaagcccaaaataagtggattttttatgcaaattggccaagaAAATTCTGGTAAACTATTTGAGATTATTTTTACCGGCTATTATTGGAGAGCGAATAAATACAATTAAATTATCCATAGAAGATGAAGGCCGCAAATATACATAAATCACTAGCCGTCCAAGAGAGCGAACAGAAAAGTGCACCAAGCAGAGCAAAgctacaaacaaaaataaaaaattacgaGCTCCTAAAAAActacatttattatatatttaggaACTCAAAAAAACACTTGAGTACTTGACTTTGGCGTGCGCAATCTCGATACTAGTGAATACTTTCAGAAGATTCTGACAAAATCTCGAAGAATAATTTTGTTCAGAGTTTGGATAATTGCAAAGCAGTAAACTGTCAGAAAATTCTAAGTAAATCATCCAATCAAAGAGCAAGACTAAGATCCAAACTTGCTCCGTCTTGAAGACGCTGTTCCAAATGATTCTCCTCGTCTTTCCTTAATTTTCCCTCCTCCTTTTCGTTGCCGGAGGGATGCTTGAAGTCCTCCAACTGGAAAGTCGGCCTCCACGTCGGCAGCGGAGGTGGCGGTGGCAGTGGCGGtggcgcctcctcctcctccgtcctcAACCTTTTGCTGCTTGTGCTGCCACCGGCGTCCCCATGCTGCCGCCTAAAGACGTCCTTCAGAGCTCTTAAGTTCCCGAGCAGCGCAGAGAACTTGTCCATCTCTTCGCCTaattcctcctcctcttcacgTTTTCCCACGGCTTTCCCTTTCGCGGCACATGGATAATTAGGACCTGTTGCTGCGGCCGCCCCTGCTGCCGATCTCTTTCTACTACTCCCGTAACTCTCCTCTTCCATGTCGATCAACGCCGAGTTCATCAACGTgcgtacgtatatatatatatatatatatgtaacactaccttctccttctcctttttatTCTGTTCGTCTTAGAagaattaagagagagagagagagagagagagagagaaaaggagagagagaaggagagggaggagaagagaTGTACCGCACGGCGTTCTCTCGCCCCAGGCTCGCTATATAggtgtatatatttatatatatgtagcgCTCGAACACTCTGCCTTTTTTTtggcgcgcgcgcgcgtgtttCGTGCGATTGAAGGCTCTTGATAAAAAGAAAAGCGGAGGAGCACTGATGACGCCGGCCCACGAATTCCACACCAGCAGAGGGCTCATTTATTTATGATGGAAGTTGGTTCCTTTCTCTGGGTTGGCGCTGCGTGTCATCATCCGTCCTGTGACGGAACCGCCCTTCTTTCAACTTCTCTTTCCATGCCCTGCACATGCGTCGGCACCAAACTAGCTAGGACCAATCCAATGCTCAATTCTTTTATCGGTGGTACCTAGCGCAGGTGGTcaaaaattaatgattagtatttaaaattttaaatttaaattctaatttattaatatttttaactaaatttatttttaaataaaatagatgaGGTGGgtaacatattttttattttttttttatttttttgacagaGAAATAACTCACATGAGATAATCACTATGCCCTTCAATTGTTATGGCTAATAATCTGATATATTGCTAGCTTTGTTACAAAgtttgatagattttttttgaaTAGAAGGCAATATTATAAATGATCATCCAGAGCATTTCCTTTCCAACAAAGTGAATCTGGAACGTCTGAAttgaattttacaaaaaaagaaaagaattgaaTAACCACCATGTAATTTTATCAAGTTCAATTGTTGGAAAAGGTCTTCTacgaaaataataatatctaataaaaaacTTCCGCATTGCAGAAACAAAtagatcaaatttttttatttgaatgtattttattttgaatattattatattattacttattaaattttttatcattttaattatatttggtaagataaattttatttagtacATATCTTCTGTATATATGGTGgtgcattttttctttttttccaacaaAAGAATTGTTTGGATAAGagaattatctaattaattattgaaacaggaggaggagatgggcaTTGGTGGAAAAGAGATGTAATTGAGGTGTGGGGTTTGTGGCTGGGTTGGGTCGGTTTCAACGGACTCGACTCAGCAAGGAAGTTGTGCCGTCTAAGTTATTGACGCCAGCACGATTTGGCTGACGTGTATCTGTGACGTCAAACCTGCTGACGTCACAGCAGTTGCCTGACTCTCAGGATGCGCCGCCCATTAGAGGACAGAGGGAAATTAATTCTAAGCAGACGTCCCCAAATACGATACGAATTCTATTCTCTCCCGGGAgacaattttgattttattttataataccggcgtaaaatttataatctttacacacacacacacacacacacatatatatatatatatatatatattataatatagagCCAGTATAAGGCTAGTAGGTAATGATATGAAAATAATAGTATAATACTATATAAGctaggtatatatatagtaagagGTAGAGATACATTGTTAAAAGTAAGCACCCAATGTGATAGCTTGTGTGTTCTTATGGCCTTGATGGAGAGGATGTGAGGCTTGATGGTGATGAATGGTGGTGAGGGTGGTAGGGTGGTCGGTAGTGGAGTAGATTTGATGCCAATGGGACTATTAGTCAAATTCAAAAGTCACCAAATGGGGATAAAAACACACCAAGTATCACTGGGTGATACTTGAAAACGTtcagccctactctctctcttctctctctctctctcttcatatatatattatatatatatatatatatatacttatatagatatatatatatatagcgtttgagcaaaaatacttataaaagtgTTATGTGAgttgtgcttttgagtttttagtcattggatggagagatgtgaggttgagatgctagtggtaggtggtggtagatgaaata
This window of the Ananas comosus cultivar F153 unplaced genomic scaffold, ASM154086v1, whole genome shotgun sequence genome carries:
- the LOC109705121 gene encoding NRR repressor homolog 3-like → MNSALIDMEEESYGSSRKRSAAGAAAATGPNYPCAAKGKAVGKREEEEELGEEMDKFSALLGNLRALKDVFRRQHGDAGGSTSSKRLRTEEEEAPPPLPPPPPLPTWRPTFQLEDFKHPSGNEKEEGKLRKDEENHLEQRLQDGASLDLSLAL